Proteins from a genomic interval of Panthera tigris isolate Pti1 chromosome A2, P.tigris_Pti1_mat1.1, whole genome shotgun sequence:
- the LOC102966888 gene encoding zinc finger protein 77-like isoform X2, which translates to MDSVVFVDVAVNFTPEEWALLDSSQRNLYRDVMLETCKNLASVDYCIRVNTSGSSPQWDVLEDEPSHEEKIVRFARNDSWSVFGENQTFRSRGDYLQTQERRLRSPFVESVCERIEGDQRGGTLNPITSLTAHQGYPIGGKPCQCAKCREALTGGFFLGNLRRFHPGLKPSPCEECGLACSCVASLSTQVDAGLVEKPYEGQDAGRASETYAKSLSSKISLECKKCGKAFICTSSFQGHVRGSCGQSVHACGVCGNAFMFHSRLTCHVRTHAGERPSDCIDYGKVYSCLSYAQGHSSNQPGERVFQCGLCGKAFTRRTYLQSHVRTHTGGKPYKCQECGKAFTRRAYLQSHLRKHSGVKSFKCQQCGKAFYSSSYLQIHARIHTGERPCVCQHCGKTFRYPANLRAHVRTHTGERPYECKECGKTFSRVSSFRRHGKTHS; encoded by the exons ATG GACTCTGTGGTCTTTGTGGATGTGGCTGTGAACTTCACCCCAGAAGAGTGGGCTTTGCTGGATAGCAGTCAGAGGAACCTCTACAGAGATGTGATGCTGGAGACCTGCAAGAACCTGGCCTCCGTGG ATTATTGCATTCGAGTTAATACCAGTGGATCAAGTCCTCAGTGGGATGTTTTGGAGGATGAACCATCTcatgaagaaaaaatagtaaGATTTGCAAGAAATGATTCCTGGTCTGTTTTTGGAGAAAACCAGACATTTCGTAGCAGAGGAGATTACCTGCAAACCCAGGAAAGGCGTTTGAG AAGTCCTTTCGTGGAGAGTGTCTGTGAACGTATCGAAGGAGATCAACGTGGAGGCACCCTGAACCCGATTACAAGTCTTACCGCGCACCAGGGGTATCCCATCGGAGGCAAACCCTGTCAATGCGCTAAGTGTAGAGAAGCCCTCACAGGTGGTTTTTTCCTAGGGAATCTGCGAAGATTTCACCCAGGACTCAAACCTAGTCCCTGTGAGGAATGTGGGCTGGCCTGTAGCTGTGTCGCGAGCCTCAGCACTCAGGTGGACGCAGGCCTCGTAGAGAAACCATATGAAGGTCAGGACGCCGGGAGAGCATCGGAGACGTATGCGAAGAGTCTCAGTAGTAAAATATCTCTAGAGTGCAAGAAATGTGGAAAAGCTTTCATTTGCACGTCTTCCTTTCAGGGTCACGTGCGAGGTTCCTGTGGACAGAGTGTCCATGCGTGTGGCGTGTGTGGGAATGCCTTTATGTTTCACTCCCGTCTTACGTGTCACGTGAGAACTCACGCCGGGGAGAGGCCCAGTGATTGCATAGACTATGGGAAGGTTTACAGCTGCCTCTCTTATGCTCAAGGTCACTCCAGTAATCAACCTGGGGAAAGAGTTTTTCAGTGTGGGctctgtgggaaagccttcactCGTCGGACCTACCTTCAAAGTCACGTGAGAACGCATACTGGGGGAAAACCCTATAAATGTCAGGAGTGTGGAAAAGCCTTCACTCGTCGGGCCTACCTTCAAAGTCACCTGAGAAAGCACAGTGGAGTGAAGTCTTTCAAGTGCCAGCAGTGTGGAAAAGCCTTTTATTCGTCCTCGTACCTTCAGATACATGCACGGATACATACTGGGGAGAGACCCTGCGTGTGTCAGCATTGTGGGAAAACGTTCAGATACCCCGCAAACCTGCGAGCTCACGTGAGGACACACACCGGGGAGAGGCCCTACGAATGTAAGGAGTGTGGAAAAACCTTCAGTCGTGTCTCCTCCTTTCGAAGGCACGGGAAAACCCACAGTTGA
- the LOC102966888 gene encoding zinc finger protein 77-like isoform X1, whose product MDLRDKSKFELVEDTLLQRSSNRDQVPSQRSSDPQRFSLSSETEPALAVLQEGDGQEGPVSGSHPCGGGRPHWLRSPGPRSSAQWMFSVWATHSQGPVGRTVAWDSVVFVDVAVNFTPEEWALLDSSQRNLYRDVMLETCKNLASVDYCIRVNTSGSSPQWDVLEDEPSHEEKIVRFARNDSWSVFGENQTFRSRGDYLQTQERRLRSPFVESVCERIEGDQRGGTLNPITSLTAHQGYPIGGKPCQCAKCREALTGGFFLGNLRRFHPGLKPSPCEECGLACSCVASLSTQVDAGLVEKPYEGQDAGRASETYAKSLSSKISLECKKCGKAFICTSSFQGHVRGSCGQSVHACGVCGNAFMFHSRLTCHVRTHAGERPSDCIDYGKVYSCLSYAQGHSSNQPGERVFQCGLCGKAFTRRTYLQSHVRTHTGGKPYKCQECGKAFTRRAYLQSHLRKHSGVKSFKCQQCGKAFYSSSYLQIHARIHTGERPCVCQHCGKTFRYPANLRAHVRTHTGERPYECKECGKTFSRVSSFRRHGKTHS is encoded by the exons ATGGACCTGAGAGATAAATCCAAATTCGAGCTTGTCGAGGACACTTTGTTACAAAGGAGTTCCAACAGGGACCAGGTCCCGTCTCAGAGATCCTCGGATCCTCAGAGATTCAGCCTCTCCAGTGAAACAGAACCGGCCTTGGCTGTTCTGCAGGAGGGGGATGGGCAAGAAGGCCCAGTGTCAGGATCCCACCCCTGCGGTGGAGGAAGGCCTCATTGGCTCAGGTCTCCCGGGCCTCGTTCCTCAGCTCAGTGGATGTTCAGCGTGTGGGCCACCCACAGCCAGGGGCCTGTGGGGAGGACAGTGGCCTGG GACTCTGTGGTCTTTGTGGATGTGGCTGTGAACTTCACCCCAGAAGAGTGGGCTTTGCTGGATAGCAGTCAGAGGAACCTCTACAGAGATGTGATGCTGGAGACCTGCAAGAACCTGGCCTCCGTGG ATTATTGCATTCGAGTTAATACCAGTGGATCAAGTCCTCAGTGGGATGTTTTGGAGGATGAACCATCTcatgaagaaaaaatagtaaGATTTGCAAGAAATGATTCCTGGTCTGTTTTTGGAGAAAACCAGACATTTCGTAGCAGAGGAGATTACCTGCAAACCCAGGAAAGGCGTTTGAG AAGTCCTTTCGTGGAGAGTGTCTGTGAACGTATCGAAGGAGATCAACGTGGAGGCACCCTGAACCCGATTACAAGTCTTACCGCGCACCAGGGGTATCCCATCGGAGGCAAACCCTGTCAATGCGCTAAGTGTAGAGAAGCCCTCACAGGTGGTTTTTTCCTAGGGAATCTGCGAAGATTTCACCCAGGACTCAAACCTAGTCCCTGTGAGGAATGTGGGCTGGCCTGTAGCTGTGTCGCGAGCCTCAGCACTCAGGTGGACGCAGGCCTCGTAGAGAAACCATATGAAGGTCAGGACGCCGGGAGAGCATCGGAGACGTATGCGAAGAGTCTCAGTAGTAAAATATCTCTAGAGTGCAAGAAATGTGGAAAAGCTTTCATTTGCACGTCTTCCTTTCAGGGTCACGTGCGAGGTTCCTGTGGACAGAGTGTCCATGCGTGTGGCGTGTGTGGGAATGCCTTTATGTTTCACTCCCGTCTTACGTGTCACGTGAGAACTCACGCCGGGGAGAGGCCCAGTGATTGCATAGACTATGGGAAGGTTTACAGCTGCCTCTCTTATGCTCAAGGTCACTCCAGTAATCAACCTGGGGAAAGAGTTTTTCAGTGTGGGctctgtgggaaagccttcactCGTCGGACCTACCTTCAAAGTCACGTGAGAACGCATACTGGGGGAAAACCCTATAAATGTCAGGAGTGTGGAAAAGCCTTCACTCGTCGGGCCTACCTTCAAAGTCACCTGAGAAAGCACAGTGGAGTGAAGTCTTTCAAGTGCCAGCAGTGTGGAAAAGCCTTTTATTCGTCCTCGTACCTTCAGATACATGCACGGATACATACTGGGGAGAGACCCTGCGTGTGTCAGCATTGTGGGAAAACGTTCAGATACCCCGCAAACCTGCGAGCTCACGTGAGGACACACACCGGGGAGAGGCCCTACGAATGTAAGGAGTGTGGAAAAACCTTCAGTCGTGTCTCCTCCTTTCGAAGGCACGGGAAAACCCACAGTTGA